Proteins encoded by one window of Xenopus tropicalis strain Nigerian chromosome 6, UCB_Xtro_10.0, whole genome shotgun sequence:
- the LOC116411572 gene encoding traf2 and NCK-interacting protein kinase-like, translating to MQEITTEDVIVAQQENPSDETCLEKPEEPERIEPGSGNVEENSEDLDAEICQELEPDNSWYAICMREEEEMVRNDEEGLTVIDEELEPDNSWYAMCMREEAEFQNEEESLTVVNEELEPDNSWYAMCMREEAEFQNEEESLTVVNEEVPETSGNDTSSREIELSVNINQQAPIYLDDKEDNTYQFVETYPAPWKYVKLLKALGEGRFGVLHKGWHLVRNRQVTIEIIKDMQDEEKILQEIEILEMVYGHDNIIKFHGAYYHKASRRTTTNTGLWIAMEMCAGGSVYDLMGTKKQYSLGERWISYICREVLQGLCHLQKLKIIHHDLKPENLMLTKYGDVKIVNFEHATIGEKSDSSAGTVCYMAPEALGCLRKSAEYDYKADIWSLGITAIAMAQGYPPYSNEPEKRVIKKIIFGQAPVLTWDRWSDTFHSFVDKCLQKNPNKRPTAEKLLLHPFITDIGDVKGVKWCISKHLEMTQESQL from the exons ATGCAAGAGATAACTACAGAAGATGTTATTGTG GCTCAGCAAGAGAATCCTTCTGATGagacctgcctg GAGAAGCCAGAGGAACCAGAGAGAATAGAACCTGGATCAGGAAATGTTGAG GAAAATTCAGAGGATCTTGATGCTGAAATCTGCCAG GAGTTAGAACCTGATAATTCCTGGTATGCCATTTGCATGAGAGAAGAGGAAGAAATGGTCCGAAATGATGAAGAGGGCCTTACAGTGATCGATGAG GAGTTGGAACCTGATAATTCCTGGTATGCCATGTGCATGAGAGAGGAAGCAGAGTTCCAAAATGAAGAAGAGAGCCTTACAGTGGTTAATGAG GAGTTGGAACCTGATAATTCCTGGTATGCCATGTGCATGAGAGAGGAAGCAGAGTTCCAAAATGAAGAAGAGAGCCTTACAGTGGTTAATGAG GAGGTACCAGAGACATCTGGCAATGACACCAGTTCAAGAGAAATAGAACTGAGTGTCAACATTAATCAACAGGCTCCTATTTACTTGGATGATAAG GAGGACAATACCTATCAATTTGTAGAAACATACCCG gCGCCTTGGAAATATGTCAAACTTCTAAAGGCTTTAGGAGAGGGCCGGTTTGGTGTCCTTCATAAG GGATGGCATCTTGTCCGAAACCGACAGGTGACCATTGAAATAATTAAGGACATGCAG GATGAAGAAAAAATCCTTCAAGAAATAGAAATTTTAGAGATGGTTTATGGTCATGATAATATTATCAAATTTCATGGCGCATATTACCATAAAGCTTCTAGGAGGACAACAACAAATACAGGACTATGG ATTGCTATGGAAATGTGTGCCGGAGGATCTGTATATGACCTAATGGGCACCAAGAAGCAATATTCCCTAGGAGAAAGATGGATTTCTTATATTTGCAGAGAGGTGTTACAG GGCCTTTGTCATCTGCAAAAACTCAAAATTATCCATCACGATCTAAAACCTGAAAATCTGATGCTTACGAAATATGGAGATGTAAAAATAG TTAATTTCGAACATGCAACAATAGGAGAAAAGAGCGATAGCAGCGCTGGAACAGTATGCTACATGGCACCAGAAGCACTTGGCTGCTTGCGTAAGAGTGCCGAGTATGACTATAAG gccGATATATGGTCTTTGGGGATCACAGCCATCGCTATGGCACAAGGATATCCCC CATACAGCAACGAACCGGAAAAGAGAGTGATCAAAAAGATCATTTTTGGTCAAGCTCCAGTACTAACATGGGACAGATG gagtgaCACTTTCCACTCTTTTGTTGACAAATGCCTGCAAAAAAATCCTAACAAGAGACCAACTGCAGAGAAGCTTTTGTTACATCCCTTCATCACAGATATCGGTGATGTAAAGGGTGTAAAATGGTGCATTTCAAAACATCTGGAAAT GACACAAGAATCACAgctataa
- the LOC116411710 gene encoding traf2 and NCK-interacting protein kinase-like: MGTKKQYSLGERWISYICREVLQGLCHLQKLKIIHHDLKPENLMLTKYGDVKIVNFEHATIGEKSDSSAGTVCYMAPEALGCLRKSAEYDYKADIWSLGITAIAMAQGYPPYSNEPEKRVIKKIIFGPAPVLTWDRWSDTFHSFVDKCLQKNPNKRPTAEKLLLHPFITDIGDVKGVKWCISKHLEMTQESQL; the protein is encoded by the exons ATGGGCACCAAGAAGCAATATTCCCTAGGAGAAAGGTGGATTTCTTATATTTGCAGAGAGGTGTTACAG GGCCTTTGTCATCTGCAAAAACTCAAAATTATCCATCACGATCTAAAACCTGAAAATCTGATGCTTACGAAATATGGAGATGTAAAAATAG TTAATTTTGAACATGCAACAATAGGAGAAAAGAGCGATAGCAGCGCTGGAACAGTATGCTACATGGCACCAGAAGCACTTGGCTGCTTGCGTAAGAGTGCCGAGTATGACTATAAG gccGATATATGGTCTTTGGGGATCACAGCCATCGCTATGGCACAAGGATATCCCC CATACAGCAACGAACCGGAAAAGAGAGTGATCAAAAAGATCATTTTTGGTCCAGCTCCAGTACTAACATGGGACAGATG gAGTGACACTTTCCACTCTTTTGTTGACAAATGCCTGCAAAAAAATCCTAACAAGAGACCAACTGCAGAGAAGCTTTTGTTACATCCCTTCATCACAGATATCGGTGATGTAAAGGGTGTAAAATGGTGCATTTCAAAACATCTGGAAAT GACACAAGAATCACAGCTATAA
- the LOC116411573 gene encoding protein elav-like isoform X1 translates to MFRCFFHCFFRVCGKRQKKPSKELSFILSTETSTENVVKQPEQLTSEIIVKQQDEIIEHEIVKQPEQITVEIIEKQQDEIIEEEIVKQPEQMTTEMIVKQQDEIIEHEIVKQPEQITVEIIEKQQDEIIEEEIVKQPEQMTTEMIVVITFKEMVSSVL, encoded by the exons AAACGGCAGAAAAAACCTTCCAAAGAACTTTCTTTT ATATTATCAACTGAAACATCAACTGAAAATGTTGTG aaaCAACCAGAACAACTTACTTCAGAAATCATTGTG AAACAACAAGATGAGATTATTGAACACGAAATTGTG AAACAACCAGAACAAATAACTGTAGAAATAATTGAG AAACAACAAGATGAAATTATTGAAGAAGAAATTGTG AAACAACCAGAACAAATGActacagaaatgattgtg AAACAACAAGATGAGATTATTGAACACGAAATTGTG AAACAACCAGAACAAATAACTGTAGAAATAATTGAG AAACAACAAGATGAAATTATTGAAGAAGAAATTGTG AAACAACCAGAACAAATGActacagaaatgattgtggtAATCACTTTTAAAGAAATGGTGTCATCTGTACTGTAA
- the LOC116411573 gene encoding uncharacterized protein LOC116411573 isoform X2, with protein sequence MFRCFFHCFFRVCGKRQKKPSKELSFILSTETSTENVVKQPEQLTSEIIVKQQDEIIEHEIVKQPEQITVEIIEKQQDEIIEEEIVKQPEQITVEIIEKQQDEIIEEEIVKQPEQMTTEMIVVITFKEMVSSVL encoded by the exons AAACGGCAGAAAAAACCTTCCAAAGAACTTTCTTTT ATATTATCAACTGAAACATCAACTGAAAATGTTGTG aaaCAACCAGAACAACTTACTTCAGAAATCATTGTG AAACAACAAGATGAGATTATTGAACACGAAATTGTG AAACAACCAGAACAAATAACTGTAGAAATAATTGAG AAACAACAAGATGAAATTATTGAAGAAGAAATTGTG AAACAACCAGAACAAATAACTGTAGAAATAATTGAG AAACAACAAGATGAAATTATTGAAGAAGAAATTGTG AAACAACCAGAACAAATGActacagaaatgattgtggtAATCACTTTTAAAGAAATGGTGTCATCTGTACTGTAA